ATGTCTCGCCGTTGGCGCGCAGCATCTCACCGAATGCGGTCTCAAGCGCCGCCTCGGCAATGATCTCGGGCTCGATGCCGGCCGAAAGGCCTTCCGCCCAGGCTTCGCTGTGGCTCTCAACCGCCGTCAGGCGCTTTTCTTCCCTGACCAGCGCGTCGATGTCATTGGCAGCATGTTCCATAAGCGATGTCCACCCTTTCAAGCGGCAACCCATCAGTGTGGATCAGGCTTGATCTGTTCTGTTCACACGCGGCCTCGAATAAGTCTCTGTAAATACGACATTTTTTTGATCGTCTTTGACAGGGGCCAACTGTGTCTGGCGAAGCTGCGTTTCAACCCGTATCAAACTTAGCCGATTAGGCCGGCCTGCGGGGCGAAAACCTTCAGTTTGAGTTAATTCCGCATCCGTGCGGTAACGTTTAATTAACGCTGTTGCACAAGTGCAACATCAGGATTGCACCAAGACATTGATGGCACAAGACGGATATGGCTGTCGTCGCCCGCAGCGGCGAGAATATCTGTTGATGGACGTCCAGACTGCCTTATCGACTCAAGCAGCAGCCGCAGAACCGATACCTTTGCTTCACGCAATTCCAGATTGAATGCGTTCCAGGTCTTCCTGCCGGTGTCACTAGTTGCCATAGCGCGAGGCGATGTCGCGCGACAGCGTCTCGCCTTCTTTCATGTAGCGGCTGATGGCTTCCGTGGCTGACGTTGTACACCGTGTATAAGTGCCCCCGAAGGAGCGATAGCCGCGGTTGAAGCTGGCGATGAAGCGGGCGCGCCGCTCGGCATCCGGGTTCTCCGAATCGATCAGCTTCTGCATCTCGACACGCCATTGGTCGCCCTTCTCGCCGCACAAATTGCGCAGGAAATGCAGTGATCCCAGGATTTCGGCCAGCCGCATCAATCCGGGCTCGAACGGCGCCTCGGCACTCGACGCAGGCCGCGCCGCCAGTGTCATGCCGACGGCGAGGCACAAAGCGACGAGAAATGGAGAGCGGCTCATAAATCTATGTGACCAAACAATTTGTCGCCTGCAAGGCGTTTCCAGAACAACTCTTGAGGTTTTCAGCGACTTTCAGAGGAGCTGTCGGAACGGCCGAGCAACTCCTGCGCGACCATAAGCACCGAACCGGCGAGCGGCAGCGCCGCCATCTCGCGGAGGGTGTAGAAGGCGGCTGTCTCGGCATCGTCACTAGCCACCGCCTCGCCGCCGGCATAGGCGGCGCCGAAGACGGTGAGGCGATAGTCGACCGGGTGCCTGTCGTCTCTGCCGTCGATATGGATTTCCCGAAGCGGGCGAAAACCAGCGGCATGCAAACCAGTCTCCTCCATGAGTTCGCGCCGAGCCGCATCCTCCAGTGTCTCGCCAGCCTCGACCTTGCCGCCCGGAAAGGCATACAGCCCCTGGGAAGGCTGCCTTGCCCGCTTCACCAGCAGCACGGTGTC
The genomic region above belongs to Mesorhizobium sp. B4-1-4 and contains:
- a CDS encoding TIGR02301 family protein translates to MSRSPFLVALCLAVGMTLAARPASSAEAPFEPGLMRLAEILGSLHFLRNLCGEKGDQWRVEMQKLIDSENPDAERRARFIASFNRGYRSFGGTYTRCTTSATEAISRYMKEGETLSRDIASRYGN
- a CDS encoding NUDIX hydrolase: MNDTRKTLPAVSVAVVRNDTVLLVKRARQPSQGLYAFPGGKVEAGETLEDAARRELMEETGLHAAGFRPLREIHIDGRDDRHPVDYRLTVFGAAYAGGEAVASDDAETAAFYTLREMAALPLAGSVLMVAQELLGRSDSSSESR